GAGATTTTTCCACTTCATCGTAGTTGAAAAGAGTCTGTTCAAATTGGATATTTTCAGCAGATAATATACTTTTTACACTGCTTAAGAAATTGGCAGTATTTAAATTCCCGGGAGTTTTTACAAGCCCCGCACTATAAGGCAGTGCAATGCCTTTTATGATATTTTTTTCTGTGAAGTCTATATAATTTTCAAAAGCTTTTTCCTGCATTTTCATTCCCCAATTATTTTGTTCTTCAATACTTGAAAAGGGGTGAATAATATTTTTTTTACTGAGGAGAGAATTACCCGATAGATATTCAATTTCATGATAAAATTGAATGGCAGCCGGCAGCGTTGAATCTACATTCCATGTTTTTGTGAGGCGTTTAAAAACTATGGGATTGATTAGTCCGGCTGCAACTCGGGTGCCGAAATTATTATCTGAATCTATGACAGAGAACGAAACCTTACGCTTGAATAATGCCATCGCGAGACATGCTCCGGCAAGTCCCCAGCCAATGATTTGATAGTGTTTTTTGGAATTTACCATGGAATTCGGATACAAAAGAATAAAAATTATTCCAGCTGGTGTTCAGTTCTATTAAAAGCGATAAAGATGAATATAATTGTCCGAAGAAAAATTTCTTGTACCAATTCTAACATTGCTGCGTTTATAACTTTCAAAAACCACACTCAATACCCCTTCTCATCCGGCGTACTTTTACAGGTTGATACATTGCAGGCATACTACCTGAAATTATTGACGCAATTGATTTGCAGGATGAAACAAATTGGATTGATACTGCTTTTATTCTTTTCTGTGCAAAGTTTATTTGCGCAGCAATCTGAGCGTTATACGGGTGATTACACACGTTTTCACACAGCTGAAGATTTGTACGAGAAACAAAAATATTCTGCAGCGCAGCAAGAATTTAATTTGTTCATGACTGAACTCGGTGATGCAAACGATCCCTTTTTCATCAAGGCAAAATATTATCACGCTTTGTGTGCGCTTTACCTTTTTCATGCTGATGCTGAAAAACTTTTGCTCGGCTTCTTGGCTGAATATCCTGAAAGTATTTACCGAATGGACATTTATTTTGAATTAGGTAAACACTATTATAGAAAGCGAGATTACAAAAAAACAATCACCTGGCTTTCAAAAGTTGATCCTTACGAATTGAAAGATGAACAAAAAGGTGAGTATTATTTTAAATTGGGGTATGCTAATTTTCAAGAAGAGGATTACAAGGCTGCTCGCAACGCATTCTATGAGATCATCAATGCAGATACGGAATATTACGGTCCGGCTTTGTATTATTATTCTCACATTGCCTATACTGAAAAAAGTTATCAAACCGCACTTGAAGGATTTCTGAAATTGGAACATGAACCTTCATTCGTTGAAACAGTGCCGTATTATATTGCGCAAATATATTACCTGCAGGGTAGATTTGATGAGTTGATTGCTTATGCCCCTTCTATTCTTGATTCGGTTGATACTAAAAATTCTATCGTGATTGAGCAGTTGGTTGGTGATGCATTTTATCAGCAAGGGAAGTATGATGAAGCAGTCCCGTTTCTTGAAAGCTATAACCGTAAAAGTGCAACAACCCGTGATGATGATTACCAGTTAGGTTACGCCTATTTCAAAAGTGATGATTACATCAACGCAGTAAAAATGTTTGATAAAGTTGCAAAAACAAAAGATGAACTTGGACAAATTTCACTCTACCATATTGGCGAGTGTTATCTGAAACTAGACAATCTCTATTACGCGCGTAATGCTTTTGAACTTGCGTCTACCATGCCGTTTGATGCTCAGGTTGAAGAAGATGCTCTTTACAATTATGCCGTGCTCTGTTATAAATTAGATTTTAATCCATTCAATGATGCGGTAGAGGCGTTTAATCTTTATCTCACAAGATATCCAAAATCAACCCGTAATCAAGACATTCATGAATACCTGGTGAATATTTACACCACCATGAAAAACTATCCGGCTGCATTAGCTTCGTTAGACAAAATTGAAAATAAAGATTTCAAATTGAAAGTTGCATACCAGATCATGGCATATAATTACGGGGTTGAACTTTTTCAAAATAATGAACTAGATAAGTCAGTAGAGTATTTTAAGCTGACAAAAAAATTTCCTTTAGATCCGCGGCTGAATGCATTGAGTTTGTATTGGATTGCCGAAGTGTATTATCGCAAAAAAGATTTTCCAAAAGCCATTGCGGCGTATCGTCAATTTGTTGAAGAGCCCGGTGCTTATGGTCTTGAGCAGCACAATGATGCGTATTACAATATTGGATATTGCTACTACAACCAGAGTGATTATTTTAATGCCGCTACTGCGTTCAGAACGTTTACACAAAGCACTACTGAAACTGCTAAAGACAAAATTGCTGACGCCTATCTAAGAATTGGCGATTGTTATTTTATTCAAAAACCGGCTGATGATAATAACGCAATTTTGTTCTACCAAAAGGCCATTGATGTGGGTGCAGGTCAAGTTGATTATGCTAAATATCAGATTGGATTATCGTATGGATTTCTTTCAAAATATCCTGAAAAAATTTCTATCATGATGGATATTGTGAACAATCATAGGGGTTCAGTTTTCATTGTTCCTGCCTTGTATGAGGTGGCTGAAACGTATCGTATTACCGAAGATCATTTTAATGCCAAGCGATATTATAATCAGTTGTTGTCAGATTATCCAACACATAACTATGCCGTAGATGCGATGTTTCAATTAGGTGTAATTCATCATACCAATAAAGAATTTCAAACTGCTGAAACTTATTACTTGCGTGTTGTGAATGAGTATCCAAATTCAACCAGATACAAAGAAGCGCTTGAAAGATTAGGTGATTTATATTCTGCCATGGGGCAACCTGAAAAATATTTTGCCTTGTTGAATGATCACAATATTCAATTAGATGAAGCAGAGCAAGACGAAAAATATTTCCTTTCTGCTATGCGACAGTTTGAAGATTCATCTTATAGTGCTGCAATCACCGGGTTTGAAAATTATCTGAAAACCTTTGCTCGTCCACAAAAAGAGCTGGAGGCAAATTACTATTTGGGAACATCATATTACCGTACCGGCAACAAAGATGCTGCTGTGGCTGCATATAAAAAAGTACTGGATAAACCAACATCACTCTATACTGAATCTGCCGCATTAGTTGTTTCTAAACATGAGTATGATTTGAAAAATTATGATGCCGCACTTGATGCGTATAAAAAATTAGAAATCTCTGCAAGCTATGCACAAAACAGGTTGACGGCAAAAATTGGTTTGATGCGTTGTTATACTTTTCGCAATGAATTGGATTTTGCTAAACCTTATGCGCAGGATATTATCAGAGATTCACTCAGCTTAGACAATGTAAAAATTGAAGCAAATTATGTGATTGGTAAAGCAGAATTTGAAGATGGAAATTTTGATGGCGCACTGGATTATTTGCTCTATGTTTCTTTCAATAGTACTGCGGCTATTGGAGCAGAATCACATTTTCTGATCGCGTATATTTATCACTTGCAGCAAGATTACAGCAGCTCAGAAACGGAAGTGAGAGCCATTGTAAAAAAACGCTCATCGTATAGTTACTGGGTTGCAAAAGCACTTATTCTTCAAGCAAAAAATTCTATGGCAATTGAAGATTATGTGCAAGCTGAATACACCATCAATTCGGTTTTGGATAATTATAAAAATCAAAACGATGGTATTCTTGAAGAAGCGCGAGCTGTGAAAGAAGAATTAATGAATCGCAAAAATCAGCAAAAAAGTATTCAGATTGAAGATGGTGGAACTATAGAAATAGGAGGTGATGATGATTAGAACTTCAGTAGCTATATGGTTTGCTTTTGTTTGCTCAGTCAATTTATTTGCACAAGAGGATCCACAAATATGGACTAACATTACCGTGGGTGAACGCGTCATTACACCGGCGTATCGCATTGCTGAAAACCCTGTGGTGTTTGACACCGTTATTGCTAATCAGGTGACACAGTATCCTTTGTTATCACGTCACATGAAAACTGATATCATGGTGACTCCAATTGAACCTGCAAAAATTAAACTGGTTGAAAAGTTAGATAAATTGTATCCCGGATATGTGCGCTTGGGCATTGGTAGTTATGCCAGTCCGCTGGGTGAATTTTATTACAATTCTATGCGTAATAGAAAAGTGAATTACGGCATTGCACTGAAACACAATTCTTCTTTTGGCAATATAAAAGATTATGCGCCATCAGGTTTTGATCAAACAAGTGGTAAAGTATTTGGCGATTTTTTTTCAACCAATTTCCGCTTTCAGCCTGAGTTTAATTATCTCAATCATGGGTATCATTATTATGGTATTTCTGATACAGCAAATTTGATTGGAAAAGATTCACTCACCAACCGAGTGCAAGGTATTGGCGGTAGTTTCCGCTTTTCAAATTATACTAGTAAAGACAGTGCACATCTCATTTATTCAATTTATACACAGTATAATTATTTTCATGAATTTCAAAATGACCAAGACAGTTTAGGTCTCAACGGAAAAAATCATAGTTATAGTATTGGAACAGATATGCGTTATCGTTTCAAGAAAAATATTTTTGCTGTTCATTTTGATATCAATTACAATCAATATGATTATCGTTTTGCTGATACGGCTTTCTTGCCTGGTTATTCTGAACATGAACAAATCAATTGGTTGATTCATTTGCGTCCGGTAATCTCAACGTATGGAAATAAATGGAAAGTAACTTACGGAGTTGATTTGAGTCTTGACACGCCATCTGATACAGTATTTAAAGTAGTGCCGGTGGTTGAAGCCAAATACAGTTTGTTCAATGACATGTTTATTCCTTATGTTGGAATTGATGGTGGTGTAAAACAAAATTCGTTCAAAACACTCAACCGTGAAAATGAATTTATACTCAACAATGTGAAATTATACAATACAAAAACCATGAATTTCTATGGTGGAATTAAAGGGACCTTGTCAAAAACAGTTTCGTTTAATGCCCGTGTATCCTATAAAATGATTGATAATTTACCACTTTTTGTGAATGATACCGTGTTGAGTGATGGATACAAATTCAGAGTAATTTACAATGATATCAATGTGTTTACGATTGACGGATCTCTGTCATATCAAAATGGTGAAAAACTGAAAATTGATTTGATGGGAGAATACAATCAATACAAAAGCACAATAGTTGGTGATTTGTATAAATACGCTTGGCATTTACCAACCTACGTGTTCACGCTGAGAGGGAATTACAATTTGTATGATAAAATTTATGTAAAAGCTGATTTTGTTCTGAAGGGTGGTCGCAGAAGCCCTTTTGGTTTATATGATGCTGACGCTGCCTCTGCTGATGTTGATCTAGGAATTATTGCTGATGCCAATTTACATGTTGAATACCGTTACAGCCGCCGCCTTTCAGCATTTCTGCAATTCAATAATCTGGCTGCGCAACGCTATCAACGCTGGTATGGGTATCCTGTACAAGGCTTTCAAGTTATGGGCGGAATTACCTTTGGTTTCTAAATTTAGTTTGGGATAAAATCGAATTGAGTCAGTTGTTGCATGCGCTGCCAAACATTCAAGTGAATAAAAAAAAAGATTGGTCAGAATTGTACAAAAACAAAACATATCAATAGAGATGTGATATGGGTTAACGTGCATAACATTGCAAAAGATAAAATGAATAAGTTTGGTTTTTTGGGAAAGATTGATATATTTATTGATGGGTTATAACCCATTTTGACGGACATGAGATTATACTGCATATTGTTTTTCATACTTTTAATTGCGGTCAGTTGTAACCAAAATTCTTCTGATACCGCGGAATTTGTTGATGCATCATCTTCTATGTTGGATGACTCTGCTAATATTCTACCAGAATTTGACGAAATTGAACTCATCAAATTATTTCACGAAACGGAAAGAAACGGAACGAAAGAACCGCATTACCAACATTCAGGTGAAGACCGATTTCAAATTTCCAACAGCACCTTTGATGAACTTTTGATAGAATATGATCAGACCAATCTCCAAATACAAGGGGACAGTTTAGCTTCGTTTATAATTAAAAGTACCAGTATCCTTGAACCAGAACAAAGGATCGTTTATGATTTTGGTGCACAGCCCGGAAATTATGGTGATTTAAAGATCACTGGAGCGTCCTATAGCAGACTACAATTTTATGAGCGCTGGTACTATGAAGAAATTGGCTTCGATTAAACAGGTTATAACAGCAACTAAAACCTAAATGCGCTTGCAGGTTTTCTAATTGTGGTGGCTTTACTCTCTTCCGCCAACCAAAAAATTTTTAACGCAAGACGGATTAAAAATTTGTTGGCTCGGCTTGTCAGTTAACATCAAGTTCAGTATCTTCGATCACCAGCGACGCAACTGATTTTAACCTGTCTCCGTTAGCGTTGATATACAAAAAATAGACAAGTAACTTCGAATAATAATTCATCATCATAATGCGCTGTTTTAACTATCATTTATCATCAGAGAGACTTAGATTTAAATATGATACGTTTTATAATTCCATTGGTATTTTTATCGAGTCAAGTTTATGGACAAGACTTAATTTATGATACGATATTCGCAGAACAAATTTCATCAAAAGATGAGCGCTATGAAAATTCTATAGAATTATATAAGAAAAGTGAAACTTGGAGAATCTGGACTTTTCCAATGGAGAACAAATATGATTCGGTTATCACCACAATCAAAGAATGGCCTTACAAAATTCAGAACATCAACGATTTTGATTTAAATACTTCTTGGACTAAATTACAAACTGACTCAATAAAAAAAATACAATTTGAGTTCAAATTTGATTCCGGAAAAAGATTTTATTCAAGTGCATACCAATTTTTCGGACAAATAAATCTGTTTAACGGAAATCTTCAATCCATTACTGAATGGGAGAAACACGGACGAATTAAGACTTTAAGGATCATCTACAACGAAATTATTATATGCTATGTAATACTGATTGACACATGGCAATTCCAATTTTTTAGTATCGAAAAATACTTTAAGAATAGATACTTAGGAAAATATTTAACTGCCGAATATGAAATAAAGACAGGGGACAAAATAACCTTTGAAGTGGTAGATTATTATCCAGGAACGGTATTTAAAGACATTTCAATCTCCGAATTTCAAATTGAAGGGGCAAAGAACTGAAATTAAACCAACGATTACACCACACGCTATGTAAATCCTTAAGCCCTAACCTCAGCGCTCACCTTGGATTGAATATGTCAAAAATCTAATTTTTTATGCTGTTAATTGTTAGAAAATTGTGTTGGCATTTTGAGCAGTAGTAGGTATTAAACTGATCCAAAGCAAAACATATCAATAGAGAGGTGATATGGGTTAACGTGCATAACCTTGCAAAAGATAAAATGAATAAGTTTAGTTTTTTGGGAAAGATTGATATATTTATTGATGGCTAGCTGTGACTGCAAAAGCATTTAAAGCGACCAAATTTTTCGTAAAACAGAGTTGTACAATCGGACAACTTTGCTTATCTTTGTATCGTTATGAGTGAGATTAAACTTAGGAAAGTAGAATTGTACAAGAATTACTTTTCGGACTTTTATGCATCACAAAAGCAGAAAGTAAAGGACAAAATCATATGGACCTTCAGAATAATTGAAACTCAAAAACAAATTCCGACCGACTATTTTAAACACATGGAAGGTACGGATGGACTTTATGAAATCAGAGTTAAGCAAGGAAGTGACATTTATCGGATTTTTTGTTTTTTCGATGACGGAAAATTAATTGTGCTTGCAAATGGTTTTCAGAAAAAATCGCAAAAAACACCGAAGTCCGAAATTGAACGCGCATTAAAAATTAAGAAAGAGTATGAGCAAGAAATGCGAGGCATTCACGAATTCAAAAAAATTAAATAAAAGCTATGAGTAAAAGTAATTTAAAAACACTTGACCAATTTGTTGAAGAACAATATGGCAAGAAAGGAACTCCCAAACGTGATAAGCTTGAGAAAGGTTATGAAGCGTTCAAACTTGGCTTTCTAATTCAGCAGGCTCGACTTGAAAAAGGAATGACTCAGGAAGAACTTGCCGAAAAGTGCGGAACTAACAAAGGTTATATTTCAAAAATTGAAAACAATATTAAGGAAGTGCGCATTTCGACTCTTCAGAAAATAGTTGAACTCGGACTTGGTGGACATCTTCAGCTTTCCATCAAACTATAACAACAAGAATACAAAACCACAGCTAACACAGGCTGCTATGTAAAGCCTTAAGCCCTAACCTCAGCGCTCACCTTGGATTGAATATGTCAAAAATCTAATTTTTGATGCTTTTAATTGTAGGAAAATTGTGTTGGCATTTTGAGCAGTAGTAGGTATTAAACTGATCCAAAGCAAAACATTCAATAGAGATGTGATATTGGTTCATGTGCATAACCTTGCAGAAGATAAAATGAATAAGTTTAGTTTTTTGGGAAAGATTAATATATTTATTGATGGGTTAGCAACAATTTTAAGCGACAAACTTTGAACAAAGACGAACTACAAAAAATCATTGACCAACTCGAATCAAGCAATTCGAAGGAAGACGCTTATTTTGGGATATTTGACTTCGGCCATGAATCTGGCGAGAGTTTTGTAAAAGCTAATAAAGAAGGACTAGAACTTTTTGCCACTGAGTTGCTCAAAGCTTCACGGGACGCAGATGAAATAGTCGCCGACGAGAAAAAGAAGATCATTAACGTTGAATATAATGCCGCATGGATCGACGGTGACACTTTGATTCAATATGTTCAACCATCGATTGAAAAACGTGTCAATGCAAAATTCGAACCGCCGAAACAGACTTGGTTAGGAAGGATCGCCGGAGCTGGTTGTTTAGCGTTAATCCTTATCGCTGTCGCAGCTTTTGCAATAGGACTATTTACTATGTTCTCATGGCTGAATTGAACTCGACTAAACAGTGGCTAACACCACATGCTATGTAAATCCTTAAGCCCTAACCTCAGTGCTCACCTTGGATTGAATATGTCAAAAATCTAATTTTTTATGCTGTTAATTGTTGGAAAATTGTGTTGGCATTCTGTGCCGGAATTTTTCACAACCGTACATTATAATTCGAGAAATATTCTTACTCGACACTTTTAAGGTTGAGCCAAACGGGTTGCAAGTTTGATCGTCGTGTAGGCGCAGGTCGCGCCCTGCGCCTACGTCATGAATTTTCATTTGCAACCCTCATGCGTACCATCAATATTCTATTGTATAATTTTAAGAAATTTTTCAGCACGATTTTTTTTGCCAAAAGCCAAATCATTTTTATAAAATCTCAAATAATCATCGCTTAAAACTCATTTAATTGATTAATTTTAATTAGGCGGTTGGGGTTGAATGGGGTTTTTGAACGGACTACCGTTATGAGCACCTTCCAAAAAACGCATCAAATAACCAAAACCGAAAAAATATAAACGCATGAAAAATATCCTAATAAAAAATATAAAAGGTCTTGCCGGTATTCTTGAAGGAAATACTTCGGCACTAAGAGGTGATGCACTGGGTCAACTGAATGTTTTGGAAAATGCCTATCTGGCCGTTGATAATGGTCTCATTGCTGATTATGGAAAAATGGAAGATCTTGCCGGTTTAGCAAATTGGAATAA
This genomic stretch from Crocinitomicaceae bacterium harbors:
- a CDS encoding FAD-binding oxidoreductase; its protein translation is MVNSKKHYQIIGWGLAGACLAMALFKRKVSFSVIDSDNNFGTRVAAGLINPIVFKRLTKTWNVDSTLPAAIQFYHEIEYLSGNSLLSKKNIIHPFSSIEEQNNWGMKMQEKAFENYIDFTEKNIIKGIALPYSAGLVKTPGNLNTANFLSSVKSILSAENIQFEQTLFNYDEVEKSPEIEFIFCEGSLVTTNPYFKKIPMKPAHGDILTLEIPDLITEDIISKNIFILPIGRQQFKVGSTYNWELQAPTPTTEGKKELLNQLENLISSSYRLINHEAGIRPTIADRRPVIGQHPRQKNCFLFNGLGTKGVLLAPYYANQLAEFLVHGHQPDDDVNVSRFSKRLI
- a CDS encoding tetratricopeptide repeat protein, whose product is MNIIVRRKISCTNSNIAAFITFKNHTQYPFSSGVLLQVDTLQAYYLKLLTQLICRMKQIGLILLLFFSVQSLFAQQSERYTGDYTRFHTAEDLYEKQKYSAAQQEFNLFMTELGDANDPFFIKAKYYHALCALYLFHADAEKLLLGFLAEYPESIYRMDIYFELGKHYYRKRDYKKTITWLSKVDPYELKDEQKGEYYFKLGYANFQEEDYKAARNAFYEIINADTEYYGPALYYYSHIAYTEKSYQTALEGFLKLEHEPSFVETVPYYIAQIYYLQGRFDELIAYAPSILDSVDTKNSIVIEQLVGDAFYQQGKYDEAVPFLESYNRKSATTRDDDYQLGYAYFKSDDYINAVKMFDKVAKTKDELGQISLYHIGECYLKLDNLYYARNAFELASTMPFDAQVEEDALYNYAVLCYKLDFNPFNDAVEAFNLYLTRYPKSTRNQDIHEYLVNIYTTMKNYPAALASLDKIENKDFKLKVAYQIMAYNYGVELFQNNELDKSVEYFKLTKKFPLDPRLNALSLYWIAEVYYRKKDFPKAIAAYRQFVEEPGAYGLEQHNDAYYNIGYCYYNQSDYFNAATAFRTFTQSTTETAKDKIADAYLRIGDCYFIQKPADDNNAILFYQKAIDVGAGQVDYAKYQIGLSYGFLSKYPEKISIMMDIVNNHRGSVFIVPALYEVAETYRITEDHFNAKRYYNQLLSDYPTHNYAVDAMFQLGVIHHTNKEFQTAETYYLRVVNEYPNSTRYKEALERLGDLYSAMGQPEKYFALLNDHNIQLDEAEQDEKYFLSAMRQFEDSSYSAAITGFENYLKTFARPQKELEANYYLGTSYYRTGNKDAAVAAYKKVLDKPTSLYTESAALVVSKHEYDLKNYDAALDAYKKLEISASYAQNRLTAKIGLMRCYTFRNELDFAKPYAQDIIRDSLSLDNVKIEANYVIGKAEFEDGNFDGALDYLLYVSFNSTAAIGAESHFLIAYIYHLQQDYSSSETEVRAIVKKRSSYSYWVAKALILQAKNSMAIEDYVQAEYTINSVLDNYKNQNDGILEEARAVKEELMNRKNQQKSIQIEDGGTIEIGGDDD
- a CDS encoding TonB-dependent receptor; translated protein: MMIRTSVAIWFAFVCSVNLFAQEDPQIWTNITVGERVITPAYRIAENPVVFDTVIANQVTQYPLLSRHMKTDIMVTPIEPAKIKLVEKLDKLYPGYVRLGIGSYASPLGEFYYNSMRNRKVNYGIALKHNSSFGNIKDYAPSGFDQTSGKVFGDFFSTNFRFQPEFNYLNHGYHYYGISDTANLIGKDSLTNRVQGIGGSFRFSNYTSKDSAHLIYSIYTQYNYFHEFQNDQDSLGLNGKNHSYSIGTDMRYRFKKNIFAVHFDINYNQYDYRFADTAFLPGYSEHEQINWLIHLRPVISTYGNKWKVTYGVDLSLDTPSDTVFKVVPVVEAKYSLFNDMFIPYVGIDGGVKQNSFKTLNRENEFILNNVKLYNTKTMNFYGGIKGTLSKTVSFNARVSYKMIDNLPLFVNDTVLSDGYKFRVIYNDINVFTIDGSLSYQNGEKLKIDLMGEYNQYKSTIVGDLYKYAWHLPTYVFTLRGNYNLYDKIYVKADFVLKGGRRSPFGLYDADAASADVDLGIIADANLHVEYRYSRRLSAFLQFNNLAAQRYQRWYGYPVQGFQVMGGITFGF
- a CDS encoding type II toxin-antitoxin system RelE/ParE family toxin; translated protein: MSEIKLRKVELYKNYFSDFYASQKQKVKDKIIWTFRIIETQKQIPTDYFKHMEGTDGLYEIRVKQGSDIYRIFCFFDDGKLIVLANGFQKKSQKTPKSEIERALKIKKEYEQEMRGIHEFKKIK
- a CDS encoding helix-turn-helix transcriptional regulator, with translation MSKSNLKTLDQFVEEQYGKKGTPKRDKLEKGYEAFKLGFLIQQARLEKGMTQEELAEKCGTNKGYISKIENNIKEVRISTLQKIVELGLGGHLQLSIKL